One Salvia splendens isolate huo1 chromosome 22, SspV2, whole genome shotgun sequence DNA segment encodes these proteins:
- the LOC121786087 gene encoding cyclin-dependent kinase D-3-like yields MADMDQLLTKKVADRYLKREVLGEGTYGVVYKAIDTKTGQVVAIKKIRLGKQKEGVNFTALREIKLLKELKDPNIIELIDAFPHKGNLHLVFEFMETDLEAVIRDRNIVLSPADIKSYIQMTLKGLSICHKKWVLHRDMKPNNLLIGPAGQLKLADFGLARIFGSPDRRFTHQVFARWYRAPELLFGAKQYGPGVDVWAAACIFAELLLRRPFLQGNSDIDQLGKIFAAFGTPKASQWSDMVYLPDYVEYQHVPGQTLRTLFPMASDDCLDLLGKMFMYDPKARISAQQALEHRYFSSIPPPTEPALLRRPPPKKEPANPKASEFNPLDGPTVLSPPRKQRRVMPQREGFDVNAHNTIKMDDHGNETKQAAGERSEHAPMSLDFSVFGMRPPNRPTINSADRSHLKKKLDLEFQLPEEEE; encoded by the exons ATGGCGGACATGGATCAGCTGTTGACCAAGAAGGTAGCCGATCGTTATCTCAAACGCGAAGTTCTCGGTGAAGGTACATATGGTGTCGTTTACAAAGCCATCGATACTAAG ACTGGGCAAGTAGTTGCTATCAAGAAAATTCGTTTGGGGAAGCAGAAGGAAGGTGTCAATTTCACAGCTTTAAGAGAAATTAAGTTGCTCAAAGAGCTTAAGGATCCTAACATCATCGAGTTGATTGATGCATTCCCTCACAAGGGGAACTTGCACCTTGTGTTTGAGTTCATGGAGACAGATCTCGAAGCTGTTATTCGTGATAGAAATATTGTTCTTTCTCCAGCTGACATCAAGTCATACATCCAGATGACACTGAAGGGGCTTTCCATTTGCCATAAAAAATGGGTCCTGCATAg GGACATGAAACCGAACAACTTGCTGATTGGACCTGCTGGACAACTTAAACTTGCAGATTTTGGTTTAGCTCGTATATTTGGAAGCCCTGATCGAAGGTTCACACATCAG GTTTTTGCTAGATGGTACAGAGCTCCCGAGCTTCTGTTCGGTGCCAAGCAATATGGTCCAGGGGTTGATGTATGGGCCGCAGCATGCATATTTGCTGAGCTGCTTTTACGTCGACCTTTTCTGCAG GGAAACAGTGACATTGATCAACTAGGAAAAATATTCGCGGCTTTTGGGACGCCAAAGGCATCCCAATGGTCAGATATGGTCTATCTTCCAGATTATGTGGAATATCAGCATGTGCCTGGTCAAACACTGCGTACATTGTTTCCCATGGCTAGTGATGATTGTTTGGACCTTTTAGGGAAGATGTTCATGTATGATCCTAAAGCAAGAATTTCAGCACAGCAGGCTCTGGAGCATAG GTATTTTTCTTCCATACCTCCACCTACAGAACCTGCTTTGCTTCGAAGACCTCCGCCAAAGAAGGAACCGGCCAATCCAAAAGCCTCAGAGTTTAATCCTCTGGATGGACCAACAGTGCTGTCTCCTCCTAGAAAACAAAGAAGAGTCATGCCTCAACGTGAGGGCTTTGATGTGAATGCACACAATACGATCAAGATGGACGACCATGGCAATGAGACAAAGCAGGCAGCCGGGGAGAGGAGTGAGCACGCTCCAATGTCTTTGGATTTTTCAGTTTTTGGCATGAGGCCACCAAATAGACCAACTATTAACAG TGCTGACAGATCACATCTAAAGAAGAAACTGGATCTTGAATTTCAACTAcccgaagaagaagaataa
- the LOC121786406 gene encoding alpha-1,3-arabinosyltransferase XAT3-like, giving the protein MYKHIELINYFDTVYFPLTFSGTPFKQRYRRFHHLKQGELHFQVKMYDPIFAKSFSRFDRQRFGCFALVLALFIALSISSAFEPTLHPLTLIGDAVNLQLSISAVETMLIDDAIIDNITAQTEDSAKSMPTINDTAKIELLNLQSILVTNESVTELAREWRNVEPLCRVLKSDADYCEIEGDVRVDANSSTIFVVRPRSYLELDTNATSDWIIEPYPRRGTGFVKKWTVKVAAEDDASVPKCDRLHSLPALLFSIGGFTGNHFHDFADLLVPLFTTSFRFKRNVHFLAADYKPWWPAKFRPLLRRLTGSEIIDIDHENTTNCYGRLIAGLKFDSELVVAADPTSSSGVSMHKFRQLLRQTYSLNRDRSIRGGGRPRLMIVSRKRTRILTNEDRISRAAAKLGFEVVSAEGDHSTNLTKFAQLVNSCDVMVGVHGAGLTNMVFLPEKAVLVQIVPLGAIDVFAKLDFGDPAAGMGIRYLDYKIGVKESSLIQRYAADHPVIRDPISIHRKGWGELRDVYLNNQNVTIDVRRFRATLAKALKLLRY; this is encoded by the exons ATGTATAAAcatattgaattaattaattatttcgaCACCGTCTACTTCCCCTTGACTTTTAGTGGCACTCCATTTAAGCAAAGATATCGACGCTTTCATCACCTCAAGCAAGGAGAGCTCCATTTCCAAGTAAAGATGTATGATCCTATTTTCGCCAAGAGCTTCAGCCGCTTCGATCGCCAACGATTCGGATGCTTCGCTCTCGTCCTCGCTCTCTTCATCGCGCTAAGCATTTCCTCCGCGTTTGAGCCTACTTTGCATCCATTGACACTCA TTGGCGATGCTGTCAATTTGCAGCTCTCGATCAGTGCTGTGGAAACCATGCTCATCGATGATGCCATTATCGACAATATCACTGCTCAAACAG AAGATAGTGCTAAGAGCATGCCTACGATCAACGATACAGCGAAAATCGAGCTGTTGAATCTGCAAAGCATCCTTGTGACGAACGAGTCAGTGACGGAGCTAGCTAGAGAATGGCGGAATGTGGAGCCGTTGTGCAGAGTTTTAAAATCAGATGCAGATTACTGCGAGATCGAAGGAGACGTCAGAGTCGACGCGAATTCATCCACGATTTTTGTCGTGAGGCCGCGTTCGTATCTGGAATTGGATACGAACGCGACTTCTGATTGGATCATAGAGCCTTATCCGAGAAGAGGAACCGGATTTGTTAAAAAATGGACGGTGAAAGTAGCGGCGGAAGACGACGCCTCCGTTCCGAAATGCGATCGGCTTCACTCTCTCCCCGCATTGCTCTTCTCAATCGGCGGATTCACCGGAAATCACTTCCACGATTTCGCCGATTTACTAGTTCCACTGTTTACGACGTCGTTCCGATTCAAACGAAACGTGCATTTTCTCGCCGCCGACTACAAGCCGTGGTGGCCGGCGAAGTTCCGCCCCCTCCTCCGCCGCCTCACCGGAAGCGAAATCATCGACATCGACCACGAAAACACCACAAATTGCTACGGGAGACTAATCGCCGGCCTCAAATTCGACAGCGAGCTAGTGGTTGCGGCTGATCCGACTTCTTCCTCCGGCGTGAGCATGCACAAATTCCGGCAGCTCCTCCGGCAAACTTACTCTCTAAACAGAGACAGATCAATCCGCGGCGGAGGCAGGCCTCGCCTGATGATCGTGTCGAGGAAGAGGACGCGGATTCTGACGAACGAGGATCGGATCTCGCGAGCGGCGGCGAAGCTAGGGTTCGAGGTGGTCTCCGCCGAGGGCGACCACTCGACAAATCTGACGAAATTCGCGCAGCTGGTGAATTCGTGCGACGTGATGGTTGGGGTGCACGGCGCGGGGCTGACGAACATGGTGTTCCTGCCGGAGAAGGCGGTGCTGGTACAGATTGTACCGTTAGGCGCAATTGACGTGTTCGCGAAGCTCGATTTTGGGGATCCGGCGGCGGGGATGGGGATTCGGTATCTGGATTACAAAATTGGGGTGAAGGAGAGCTCTCTGATTCAGCGATATGCGGCGGATCATCCGGTGATTAGAGATCCGATTTCGATACATAGGAAGGGATGGGGTGAGCTCAGAGATGTTTACTTGAATAATCAGAATGTCACCATTGATGTACGGAGGTTTAGAGCCACTTTAGCTAAGGCGCTCAAGCTTTTGCGCTATTga
- the LOC121786298 gene encoding type IV inositol polyphosphate 5-phosphatase 9-like isoform X2, with translation MVAELIMEASNILRKRVNDDTSIPHSGNMSQASAQSSNQAYFRSQEYYIHHESFKLFVGSWNVGGIRPPDNLNLDKLLNTEDTMADIYVLGFQEIVPLNAGNILATENSDVSVKWNSFIKAALNKRTPAEDTLQKTEIGESQRIYPLKTQSSTKSNATDYKCIISKQMVGIYITIWARTELHQYISNLGVSCVGCGILGRLGNKGSVSIRFCLHETSFCFVCSHLASGGKEGDERHRNADAAHILARTLFLPEPLQHLPRKILDHDRVIWLGDLNYRIHLPEDTTRSLVKNKEWSLLLENDQNSDDYYGSGQKIKVKRMRAPAWCDRIIWFGKGLKQIQYNRVESRLSDHRPVYARFTAYVEVSKLPGMQNSAMSS, from the exons ATGGTCGCAGAGCTTATCATGGAGGCAAGTAATATCCTTAGGAAAAGAGTGAACGATGATACTTCCATTCCACACTCGGGTAATATGTCACAAGCTTCAGCACAAAGCTCAAATCAAGCTTACTTCCGCTCCCAAGAGTATTATATTCATCACGAATCTTTCAA ACTCTTTGTAGGCTCTTGGAACGTAGGAGGCATCCGCCCTCCAGACAACTTGAACCTCGACAAGTTGCTCAACACTGAAGACACCATGGCAGATATATATGTGTTGGG GTTTCAAGAAATTGTCCCTCTCAATGCTGGAAATATTTTGGCGACAGAAAATAGCGACGTTTCAGTGAAGTGGAACTCTTTTATTAAAGCGGCCCTAAACAAGAGGACACCAGCAGAAGATACATTACAAAAGACAGAAATTGGAGAGTCACAAAGAATTTATCCCCTAAAAACACAGAGCTCCACCAAGTCCAATGCCACAGATTATAAATGCATAATAAGTAAACAAATGGTAGGAATATATATTACCATATGGGCAAGAACTGAGCTACACCAGTACATCAGCAATCTGGGTGTCTCATGCGTCGGATGTGGTATCTTGGGGCGCCTGGGAAACAAG GGTTCAGTCTCCATCAGATTTTGCTTGCATGAAACAAGCTTTTGTTTTGTATGTAGCCATTTGGCTTCAGGTGGTAAAGAAGGCGATGAGAGACACCGAAATGCAGATGCAGCACATATATTAGCGCGCACCCTATTTCTGCCTGAACCCCTCCAGCATTTGCCCAGAAAAATTTTAGACCATGA CCGGGTGATTTGGCTAGGAGATTTAAATTACAGGATTCACCTGCCTGAAGATACAACGAGATCCTTGGTGAAGAATAAAGAATGGAGTTTACTCTTAGAAAATGATCAG AACTCGGATGACTATTATGGATCGGgtcaaaaaataaaagtgaagaGAATGCGAGCTCCAGCATG GTGTGATAGAATAATTTGGTTTGGCAAAGGACTGAAGCAGATCCAGTACAACAGAGTTGAATCCAGATTATCTGATCATAGACCGGTTTACGCAAGGTTCACTGCATACGTAGAGGTGTCTAAACTCCCAGGAATGCAAAACAGCGCCATGTCAAGCTGA
- the LOC121786299 gene encoding N-alpha-acetyltransferase 40-like, with translation MEAECKGCDRPRKKTRREIIEKKKAIENRIKAASSVKDHLATCPHFRHYRGNGLHAHLDSGRGDRLPVRTKQYIQNLLKLNMEAPFGPEWSDEEKTKRRDMVAPEARYIFVHEVSDEDADKALELRDVERPCNCKGSIVGFVHYRFTLEEEVPVLYVYELQLEHRVQGKGLGKFLMQLIELIASQNGMGAVVLTVQRANPMAMNFYICKLRYTIAAISPSKVNPLGPEKNYEILCKSLHNEAQAVLEAPQDTTSDA, from the exons ATGGAAGCTGAATGCAAAGGTTGCGATAGACCAAGGAAGAAGACGCGGCGAGAG ATAATTGAGAAGAAGAAAGCAATCGAGAACAGGATCAAAGCTGCTTCTTCGGTGAAAGATCATCTCGCTACTTGTCCGCATTTTCGCCACTATCGAGGAAACG GATTGCATGCGCATTTGGATTCAGGACGTGGCGATAGGCTCCCTGTTCGTACGAAACAATACATACAAAACCTTCTTAAG CTGAACATGGAGGCACCTTTTGGACCAGAGTGGTCAGATGAAGAAAAGACCAAGAGACGTGATATGGTTGCGCCAGAAGCTCGTTACATATTTGTGCATGAGGTATCAGATGAGGATGCTGATAAAGCATTAGAGCTCAGGGACGTGGAGAGGCCATGCAATTGTAAGGGCTCTATTGTTGGTTTTGTACATTACCGATTTACTCTGGAGGAAGAGGTGCCTGTACTTTATGTTTATGAATTACAGCTTGAGCATCGTGTTCAAGGAAAGGGACTAGGGAAATTCTTAATGCAATTAATTGAGCTAATTGCTTCTCAG AATGGAATGGGTGCTGTGGTTCTAACCGTCCAAAGAGCAAATCCAATGGCaatgaatttttatatatgtaaacTGAG GTACACAATTGCTGCAATTTCTCCCTCAAAAGTTAATCCG TTGGGACCAGAGAAAAACTATGAGATACTTTGTAAGTCATTACACAATGAAGCTCAGGCAGTCTTGGAG GCGCCCCAAGATACCACATCCGACGCATGA
- the LOC121786298 gene encoding type IV inositol polyphosphate 5-phosphatase 9-like isoform X1, whose translation MVAELIMEASNILRKRVNDDTSIPHSGNMSQASAQSSNQAYFRSQEYYIHHESFKLFVGSWNVGGIRPPDNLNLDKLLNTEDTMADIYVLGFQEIVPLNAGNILATENSDVSVKWNSFIKAALNKRTPAEDTLQKTEIGESQRIYPLKTQSSTKSNATDYKCIISKQMVGIYITIWARTELHQYISNLGVSCVGCGILGRLGNKGSVSIRFCLHETSFCFVCSHLASGGKEGDERHRNADAAHILARTLFLPEPLQHLPRKILDHDRVIWLGDLNYRIHLPEDTTRSLVKNKEWSLLLENDQLIAEMNKEWHEELIEFAPTYKYDQNSDDYYGSGQKIKVKRMRAPAWCDRIIWFGKGLKQIQYNRVESRLSDHRPVYARFTAYVEVSKLPGMQNSAMSS comes from the exons ATGGTCGCAGAGCTTATCATGGAGGCAAGTAATATCCTTAGGAAAAGAGTGAACGATGATACTTCCATTCCACACTCGGGTAATATGTCACAAGCTTCAGCACAAAGCTCAAATCAAGCTTACTTCCGCTCCCAAGAGTATTATATTCATCACGAATCTTTCAA ACTCTTTGTAGGCTCTTGGAACGTAGGAGGCATCCGCCCTCCAGACAACTTGAACCTCGACAAGTTGCTCAACACTGAAGACACCATGGCAGATATATATGTGTTGGG GTTTCAAGAAATTGTCCCTCTCAATGCTGGAAATATTTTGGCGACAGAAAATAGCGACGTTTCAGTGAAGTGGAACTCTTTTATTAAAGCGGCCCTAAACAAGAGGACACCAGCAGAAGATACATTACAAAAGACAGAAATTGGAGAGTCACAAAGAATTTATCCCCTAAAAACACAGAGCTCCACCAAGTCCAATGCCACAGATTATAAATGCATAATAAGTAAACAAATGGTAGGAATATATATTACCATATGGGCAAGAACTGAGCTACACCAGTACATCAGCAATCTGGGTGTCTCATGCGTCGGATGTGGTATCTTGGGGCGCCTGGGAAACAAG GGTTCAGTCTCCATCAGATTTTGCTTGCATGAAACAAGCTTTTGTTTTGTATGTAGCCATTTGGCTTCAGGTGGTAAAGAAGGCGATGAGAGACACCGAAATGCAGATGCAGCACATATATTAGCGCGCACCCTATTTCTGCCTGAACCCCTCCAGCATTTGCCCAGAAAAATTTTAGACCATGA CCGGGTGATTTGGCTAGGAGATTTAAATTACAGGATTCACCTGCCTGAAGATACAACGAGATCCTTGGTGAAGAATAAAGAATGGAGTTTACTCTTAGAAAATGATCAG CTGATAGCTGAGATGAACAAAGAATGGCATGAGGAACTAATTGAGTTTGCACCTACATATAAATATGACCAGAACTCGGATGACTATTATGGATCGGgtcaaaaaataaaagtgaagaGAATGCGAGCTCCAGCATG GTGTGATAGAATAATTTGGTTTGGCAAAGGACTGAAGCAGATCCAGTACAACAGAGTTGAATCCAGATTATCTGATCATAGACCGGTTTACGCAAGGTTCACTGCATACGTAGAGGTGTCTAAACTCCCAGGAATGCAAAACAGCGCCATGTCAAGCTGA